The following coding sequences lie in one Silene latifolia isolate original U9 population chromosome 5, ASM4854445v1, whole genome shotgun sequence genomic window:
- the LOC141656340 gene encoding phosphoenolpyruvate carboxylase 2, with product MARNIEKMASIDAQLRLLVPKKVSEDDKLIEYDALLLDRFLDILQDLHGEEIRETVQECYEHSAEYEGKHNPKKLEDLGSVLTSLDPGDSIVVAKSFSHMLNLANLAEEVQIAFRRRTKKLKKGDFNDESSATTESDMEETFKRLVGELGKSPQEIFDALKNQTVDLVFTAHPTQSVRRSLLQKHGRIRDCLAQLYAKDITPDDKQELDEALQREIQAAFRTDEIRRTPPTPQDEMRAGMSYFHETIWNGVPKFLRRVDTALKNIGINERVPYNAPLIQFSSWMGGDRDGNPRVTPEVTRDVCLLARMMAANLYFSQIEDLMFELSMWRCSDELRVRADDVHSSNRRDAKHYIEFWKNIPLTEPYRVVLGDVRDKLYHTRERSRQMLSNGTSDISVDLTYTNIEQFLEPLELCYRSLCSCGDRPIADGSLLDFLRQVSTFGLSLVKLDIRQESDRHTDVMDAITTHLEIGSYKEWSEEKRQDWLLSELSGKRPLFGPDLPKTEEISDVLDTIHVLAELPSDCFGAYIISMATAPSDVLAVELLQRECHVKEPLRVVPLFEKLADLESAPAAVSRLFSIDWYRNRINGKQEVMIGYSDSGKDAGRLSAAWALYKAQEELVKVAKEFGVKLTMFHGRGGTVGRGGGPTHLAILSQPPDTILGSLRVTVQGEVIEQSFGEEHLCFRTLQRFTAATLEHGMRPPIPPKPEWRALLDEMAVIATEEYRSIVFKEPRFVEYFRLATPELEYGRMNIGSRPSKRKPSGGIESLRAIPWIFAWTQTRFHLPVWLGFGAAFKNIIQKDIKNLNMLQQMYNLWPFFRVTIDLIEMVFAKGDPGIAALYDKLLVSKDLWPFGEQLRAKYEETKELLLKIAGHKEVLEDNPYLRQRLCLRDSYITTLNVCQAYTLKRIRDPSYLCKLRPHISKEYMMSTSKSASELVQLNPSSEYAPGLEDTLILTMKGVAAGMQNTG from the exons GTCCAAGAGTGTTATGAGCATTCAGCTGAGTATGAAGGGAAACACAATCCAAAGAAGCTTGAAGATCTCGGAAGTGTGCTCACAAGTTTGGATCCCGGAGACTCCATTGTGGTGGCCAAGTCTTTCTCTCATATGCTTAACTTGGCGAACTTGGCTGAGGAGGTTCAGATTGCTTTTCGCCGTAGAACAAAGAAATTGAAGAAGGGAGATTTTAATGATGAGAGTTCTGCTACTACTGAATCTGATATGGAGGAGACATTCAAAAGGCTTGTTGGCGAGCTTGGAAAGTCCCCACAAGAAATTTTTGATGCCCTTAAGAACCAAACTGTGGATCTTGTCTTCACTGCTCATCCCACTCAATCTGTTCGCCGATCCTTGCTTCAGAAGCATGGAAG GATAAGGGACTGTTTGGCTCAGTTGTATGCTAAGGATATTACTCCTGATGATAAACAGGAGCTGGATGAAGCTCTTCAGAGAGAG ATCCAAGCAGCTTTCCGAACTGATGAAATTCGTAGGACACCACCCACACCTCAGGATGAAATGAGGGCTGGAATGAGCTACTTCCATGAAACAATATGGAATGGTGTTCCTAAGTTCTTACGTCGAGTTGACACTGCTTTAAAGAACATTGGCATTAATGAACGAGTCCCTTATAATGCTCCCCTCATTCAATTTTCTTCATGGATGGgtggcgaccgagatg GTAATCCAAGAGTGACACCTGAGGTCACCAGGGATGTTTGCTTGTTGGCTAGAATGATGGCTGCTAACCTCTACTTTTCTCAGATAGAGGATCTCATGTTCGAG TTATCTATGTGGCGTTGCTCTGACGAACTTCGTGTTCGTGCTGATGACGTCCACAGCTCCAATAGAAGGGATGCAAAACATTACATAG AGTTTTGGAAAAATATTCCACTCACGGAGCCATATCGGGTTGTTCTTGGTGATGTGAGGGACAAATTGTATCATACACGTGAGCGTTCCCGACAGATGCTATCAAATGGAACCTCAGATATTTCTGTAGATTTAACTTACACAAATATAGAGCAG TTCTTGGAACCTCTGGAGCTCTGTTACCGATCACTGTGTTCCTGTGGTGACCGCCCAATTGCCGATGGAAGCCTACTCGATTTCTTGAGGCAAGTTTCCACTTTCGGCCTCTCCCTCGTGAAACTTGATATTCGTCAAGAATCAGACCGTCATACTGATGTAATGGATGCCATTACTACACACCTTGAAATTGGATCCTACAAGGAGTGGTCTGAAGAGAAGCGCCAGGATTGGCTCTTGTCAGAACTAAGTGGAAAAAGGCCGTTGTTCGGTCCTGATCTCCCAAAAACGGAAGAGATTTCTGATGTCTTAGACACCATTCATGTTCTAGCCGAGCTTCCCTCAGACTGCTTTGGTGCTTACATCATATCTATGGCTACTGCTCCATCTGATGTTCTGGCTGTCGAACTACTTCAGCGTGAATGCCATGTCAAGGAGCCTTTGAGGGTTGTACCGTTGTTTGAGAAACTTGCCGACCTGGAATCTGCCCCAGCTGCTGTGTCCCGTTTGTTCTCGATTGATTGGTATAGGAACAGAATTAATGGGAAACAAGAAGTTATGATTGGATATTCAGATTCTGGGAAGGATGCTGGACGGCTCTCTGCGGCCTGGGCATTGTATAAAGCTCAAGAGGAGCTTGTGAAAGTTGCTAAGGAGTTCGGGGTGAAACTCACAATGTTCCATGGTCGTGGTGGGACAGTTGGACGAGGAGGTGGGCCCACTCATCTTGCTATTTTGTCTCAGCCTCCTGATACCATCCTTGGCTCGCTTCGTGTTACAGTCCAAGGTGAAGTTATTGAGCAATCTTTTGGTGAGGAGCACTTGTGCTTTAGAACTCTTCAACGTTTTACGGCTGCTACTCTCGAGCATGGTATGCGCCCGCCGATTCCTCCAAAGCCTGAATGGCGAGCCCTTCTTGATGAGATGGCTGTTATTGCTACCGAAGAGTATCGCTCCATTGTTTTCAAAGAACCTCGTTTTGTCGAGTACTTCCGCTTG GCCACACCAGAGTTGGAGTATGGAAGAATGAATATCGGGAGTCGTCCCTCAAAAAGAAAGCCGAGTGGTGGTATTGAATCACTCCGTGCCATCCCGTGGATCTTTGCTTGGACTCAAACTAGGTTTCATCTCCCGGTATGGCTTGGATTTGGAGCGGCTTTCAAAAATATTATTCAGAAAGACATCAAGAACCTCAACATGCTTCAACAAATGTACAATTTATGGCCTTTCTTTAGGGTTACCATTGATCTAATCGAGATGGTGTTCGCAAAGGGTGACCCGGGAATCGCTGCTTTATATGACAAGCTACTTGTTTCCAAAGACTTGTGGCCGTTTGGCGAGCAGTTGAGGGCAAAGTATGAAGAAACCAAGGAACTTCTTCTCAAG ATTGCTGGACACAAAGAAGTGCTCGAGGACAACCCGTACTTGAGGCAAAGACTTTGCCTTCGTGATTCATACATCACGACGTTGAACGTGTGCCAAGCTTATACCCTAAAACGAATCCGAGACCCGTCCTATCTTTGCAAGTTGAGACCTCACATTTCTAAGGAATATATGATGTCTACTAGCAAAAGTGCCTCTGAGCTAGTCCAATTGAACCCGTCTAGCGAATATGCTCCGGGTCTTGAAGACACCCTCATTCTAACCATGAAGGGTGTTGCCGCTGGAATGCAGAACACTGGTTAA
- the LOC141657935 gene encoding putative F-box protein At4g09190, translated as MSGKKTPPTRVNAVERLPHRYPTRWKLRHDTKLRRNSPYLPTEVIFQILIFVPAKSLFDAARYVCKQWYDIINDPDFIKAHYQISTPGFLFRDSCYRDSHMTYIDANSPNSTEIQIPARVTEMSCFNGLVLFSTRSDREILFHVANPVTKENISLPRLAAHEGRMYESTASLSVDSRGHYKVVFALDVSTFYEEDRRRRMGVFTIGIDKAWRFLDLEGIPVGFLISDTISFSPQPFGGFIYWYEYNYNTSASRSDGFALDIDTETIYQFSQPKDVVFNLASATFIIIGTSLGFMLAESRFLWRLWKLTDVKSGEWTQLPCINVGTLHSHFDKVFGLYVNLIYNPVKLDRGDLWLYRRINDENLVVRYNFVNEKMVVFPMKIGISHRSLRPHINTLVSPKNFNYMSKSGDRFT; from the coding sequence ATGTCAGGGAAGAAAACGCCGCCGACAAGGGTAAACGCTGTTGAAAGACTACCTCATCGTTATCCGACTCGCTGGAAACTCCGTCATGACACGAAACTACGTCGGAACAGTCCATATCTTCCAACAGAGGTAATATTCCAAATCCTAATATTTGTTCCTGCTAAATCCCTTTTTGACGCTGCGAGATACGTGTGCAAGCAGTGGTACGATATAATAAACGACCCTGATTTCATTAAAGCCCATTATCAAATATCTACTCCCGGTTTCCTCTTTCGAGACAGTTGTTATCGAGATAGTCATATGACTTATATCGACGCCAATTCGCCTAATTCTACCGAAATCCAAATTCCGGCCCGTGTTACAGAAATGTCCTGTTTTAACGGATTAGTCCTGTTTTCGACTCGGTCAGACCGAGAAATATTATTTCATGTGGCGAATCCCGTGACTAAAGAAAATATCAGTCTGCCTCGCTTGGCGGCCCATGAGGGTAGAATGTATGAAAGTACAGCGAGTTTATCAGTAGATTCCCGCGGTCATTATAAAGTAGTGTTTGCTCTTGATGTATCCACCTTCTATGAAGAAGATAGACGAAGACGGATGGGAGTATTTACTATAGGCATCGATAAAGCTTGGAGATTTCTCGATCTTGAAGGTATACCCGTTGGTTTTTTAATAAGTGATACAATATCATTTTCACCGCAACCATTTGGAGGATTTATCTATTGGTATGAATACAATTATAATACCAGTGCTAGTAGATCTGATGGATTTGCGTTGGATATTGATACGGAAACTATTTATCAGTTTTCTCAGCCCAAGGACGTTGTTTTTAATCTAGCTTCCGCTACGTTTATAATTATTGGAACAAGTTTAGGGTTTATGCTTGCAGAAAGTCGATTTCTTTGGAGGCTCTGGAAATTGACAGACGTGAAATCTGGTGAGTGGACTCAGTTGCCGTGTATCAATGTAGGTACATTACATAGTCACTTCGATAAAGTCTTCGGTTTATATGTAAATTTGATTTATAATCCGGTTAAATTGGATAGAGGAGATTTGTGGTTGTACCGTCGTATCAATGACGAAAATCTTGTGGTTCGTTATAATTTTGTCAACGAAAAGATGGTGGTTTTCCCGATGAAGATAGGCATCAGTCATCGCTCCCTCCGGCCTCATATAAACACATTGGTTTCACCCAAGAACTTCAATTATATGTCCAAGAGTGGTGACCGATTCACTTGA
- the LOC141657934 gene encoding F-box protein At5g49610-like, protein MSAKKTKTTTMVDEVERQPHRYPTRSKLRRNTPYLPTEVIFQILIFLPAKSLFHAARYVCKQWYDIVTDPDFIKAHSQMSTPGFLIRNSYYRDSHMIYIDANMPNTTEIQIPPRVEEIFCFNGLVLILTPSDEELLFHVVNPVTKENISLPPVAAGECGMYKSTASLSVDSRGHYKVVFAFDASTFYEDIRIQMGVFTIGIDKEWRFLDLEGIPVDLVITDTISFSPQPSGGFIYWYQYNYNTSASRSDGFALDLDTETIYQFSQPKDAVYNLAPATFITIGTSLGFMLTEGFIWRLWKLTDVKSGEWTQLPYINVSTLHSHFYNVFGLYVNLIYNPVKLVRGDLWLYRRINDENLVVRYNFVNEKMVVFPMKRDINHRSLRPHINTLVSPKNFNYMSKSGDGFTDRICYGQ, encoded by the coding sequence ATGTCAGCGAAGAAGACGAAGACGACAACGATGGTAGACGAAGTTGAAAGACAACCTCATCGTTATCCAACTCGCTCGAAACTACGTCGAAACACTCCATATCTTCCAACAGAGGTAATATTCCAAATCCTAATATTTCTTCCTGCAAAATCCCTTTTTCACGCTGCGAGATACGTGTGCAAGCAGTGGTACGATATAGTTACCGACCCTGATTTCATTAAAGCACATTCTCAAATGTCTACTCCCGGTTTCCTCATTCGAAACAGTTATTATCGAGATAGTCATATGATTTATATCGACGCTAATATGCCTAACACTACGGAAATCCAAATTCCGCCACGTGTTGAAgaaatattttgttttaatggGTTAGTCCTCATTTTGACTCCCTCAGACGAAGAACTATTATTTCATGTGGTGAATCCTGTGACTAAAGAAAACATCAGTCTGCCTCCCGTGGCTGCCGGTGAGTGCGGAATGTACAAAAGTACAGCGAGTTTATCAGTGGATTCCCGCGGTCATTATAAAGTAGTGTTTGCTTTTGATGCATCCACCTTCTATGAAGATATACGAATACAGATGGGAGTATTTACTATAGGCATCGATAAAGAATGGAGATTTCTCGATCTTGAAGGTATACCCGTTGACTTGGTAATAACGGATACAATTTCATTTTCACCACAACCATCTGGAGGATTTATCTATTGGTATCAATACAATTACAATACCTCTGCAAGTAGATCCGATGGTTTTGCCTTGGATCTTGATACGGAAACTATTTATCAGTTTTCTCAGCCGAAGGACGCTGTTTATAATCTAGCTCCAGCCACGTTCATAACTATCGGAACAAGTCTAGGGTTTATGCTCACAGAAGGATTTATATGGAGGCTCTGGAAATTGACAGACGTAAAATCTGGTGAGTGGACTCAGTTACCTTATATCAATGTAAGTACATTACATAGCCACTTTTATAATGTCTTCGGTTTATATGTAAATTTGATTTACAATCCGGTTAAATTAGTTAGAGGAGATTTGTGGTTGTACCGTCGTATCAATGACGAAAATCTTGTGGTTCGTTATAATTTTGTCAACGAAAAGATGGTGGTTTTCCCGATGAAGAGAGACATCAATCATCGCTCCCTCCGGCCTCATATAAACACATTGGTTTCACCCAAGAACTTCAATTATATGTCCAAGAGTGGTGACGGATTCACTGACAGAATCTGCTATGGACAATGa